From one Leifsonia soli genomic stretch:
- a CDS encoding tetratricopeptide repeat protein: MEFRDQDEERIFLDALVSYTDACVQPELTPSCPFYVNNDGHATCGEQCLTILAEHGVNERPVVVRQVGGLLMTGRMLPAASVSGPTSFDAAQEYMVGRDKPPHARSTSALLMSLRSATFKRLYQDIEADDDDTFELWSELERRGVEMDRVFAGGIARELAVAVAVRVLVMIAQQGSDSTQAPLPPSGHSSAMVAAWVDVAKFGMDDDLRQRSDDEFFSRGEAFQVDLRKILPSFFADEEAMRDLLAQRELGYLFSPAFLLRATHWFASLLNVDLNAALNAGVPDPYVFTSLPLNDPMDESGAWIWERFTLTDINSWSSSSLTQEWRWQKLGRASACAARTLKERSLAADVVAEAAMLKASRTSGRRVHSRGFDPAQFVGPATELLLKDEWEHAVRIFEGVVELNPGDGTAWNNLGFCWLRESAERALPLLQRGAALQHPVELISIANQVLALHLTGSNGEALRLADQHLALPHLDEGLAVVWHHESRDVRLELLDDADPRQYLEELVNHIRSGPC, from the coding sequence ATGGAGTTTCGCGATCAAGACGAGGAGCGCATCTTCCTTGACGCCCTCGTCAGCTACACCGACGCTTGCGTACAACCGGAACTTACCCCGTCGTGCCCGTTCTACGTGAATAACGACGGCCATGCAACCTGTGGCGAACAGTGCCTGACGATACTCGCGGAACACGGAGTCAACGAGCGACCGGTGGTCGTACGCCAGGTCGGCGGCCTCCTAATGACAGGGCGGATGCTCCCGGCCGCATCAGTGTCGGGTCCGACTTCGTTCGACGCCGCGCAGGAGTACATGGTGGGGCGCGACAAGCCTCCCCACGCTCGCAGTACCTCAGCCCTCTTGATGTCCTTGCGGTCTGCGACGTTCAAGCGGCTCTATCAGGACATCGAGGCAGATGACGACGACACGTTCGAACTGTGGAGTGAACTGGAACGGCGCGGCGTAGAGATGGACCGCGTGTTCGCCGGCGGGATCGCTCGCGAACTTGCTGTCGCTGTGGCCGTTCGGGTCCTCGTGATGATCGCGCAGCAGGGCAGTGACAGTACCCAGGCTCCTCTGCCGCCATCCGGCCACTCAAGTGCGATGGTCGCTGCATGGGTGGACGTAGCGAAATTCGGAATGGATGACGACCTCAGGCAGAGGAGCGACGACGAGTTCTTCAGTCGCGGAGAGGCGTTCCAAGTAGACCTTCGTAAGATCCTCCCGAGCTTCTTCGCAGATGAAGAGGCAATGCGTGATCTGTTGGCCCAACGCGAGCTCGGGTACCTGTTCTCTCCGGCGTTCCTCCTGCGCGCGACGCATTGGTTCGCTTCGCTGTTGAATGTGGACCTGAATGCGGCGTTGAACGCTGGCGTACCGGATCCGTATGTCTTCACGAGCCTTCCATTGAACGATCCGATGGATGAGTCCGGAGCATGGATCTGGGAGCGTTTCACGCTGACGGACATTAACTCATGGTCTTCGAGCTCGTTGACTCAGGAATGGCGCTGGCAGAAGCTCGGGCGCGCAAGTGCCTGTGCAGCTCGCACCCTCAAGGAGCGCTCGCTGGCGGCGGACGTGGTGGCGGAAGCCGCGATGCTGAAAGCATCCAGAACCTCCGGCCGCCGTGTTCATTCACGGGGATTTGACCCCGCTCAGTTTGTCGGGCCAGCCACCGAGCTGCTCCTAAAAGACGAGTGGGAACACGCAGTCCGAATCTTTGAAGGCGTCGTCGAGTTGAACCCGGGTGATGGGACCGCCTGGAACAACCTCGGCTTTTGCTGGCTGCGGGAGAGCGCAGAGCGAGCCCTGCCGCTGTTGCAGCGCGGCGCCGCTTTACAGCACCCAGTCGAGCTCATTTCGATCGCCAACCAAGTTCTCGCACTGCATCTGACCGGAAGCAATGGGGAAGCGCTACGCCTGGCCGACCAGCACCTGGCGCTTCCTCATCTCGATGAGGGGCTAGCTGTTGTCTGGCATCACGAAAGCCGAGATGTACGACTCGAGCTCCTTGATGACGCAGATCCTCGACAGTACTTGGAGGAGTTGGTCAATCACATCCGCTCCGGCCCTTGCTGA
- a CDS encoding ThiF family adenylyltransferase, whose translation MNVAALDEDIRYHCEHFGEALVRAGFRASGPRSWLGPVEHSGGRSDVVITLTTRFPYAPPRVTPVDQDSLAWSWHRERNGDLCLVAEDDKKQLWWVDAEAFLTHVGRWFEEADAGWVGDRPDMDLDRYFEQSETDGHVYLYPELDAFLGKPVRFQLDRHNPRVARLVGTGSMPPKRRKDRYIYGAVADLGEVASPPRDWSQIQTLLDDGDQLTRWINAGKISVVLLRYSRDDHYAAIALEAWPTRSGGIVVRRLTSASTSRETRRLRAGAAHEKLQTQSVAIIGLGALGSFLADSLARAGVIRFTLIDADLVLPGNLVRHTATEKEVGLFKVDAVKRRLAELFDVPADGIDARVEFADDIATIRVLLEEHDLVINASAEWTVSKMLRDNAEALGVHALTVVLQNEGKTFRVDVLPPRDNVSPLPLSDRGEPVPAVYEAGCGSPVSLTPPPSVAEAAAAAARHAVATMTGAPLSAAGETRELDLLEGGGRA comes from the coding sequence ATGAACGTCGCGGCGCTCGATGAGGACATCCGGTACCACTGCGAGCATTTCGGGGAGGCGCTCGTTCGAGCCGGTTTCCGCGCCAGCGGACCACGATCCTGGTTGGGTCCGGTGGAGCACAGTGGCGGCCGCAGCGACGTCGTAATCACACTCACAACACGGTTTCCGTATGCCCCACCCCGCGTCACGCCCGTAGACCAGGACTCGCTGGCCTGGTCGTGGCATCGGGAGCGTAACGGTGACCTCTGCCTCGTCGCTGAGGATGACAAGAAGCAGCTCTGGTGGGTTGACGCTGAAGCGTTCCTCACCCACGTCGGACGGTGGTTCGAGGAGGCAGATGCTGGCTGGGTAGGGGACCGGCCGGACATGGACCTCGATCGGTACTTCGAGCAGTCGGAGACCGATGGTCACGTATACCTCTACCCGGAGCTTGACGCGTTCCTCGGCAAGCCTGTTCGTTTTCAGCTTGACCGACACAACCCGAGAGTCGCCAGGCTGGTCGGCACCGGATCCATGCCGCCGAAGCGACGTAAGGACCGTTACATCTACGGGGCTGTCGCCGATCTCGGCGAAGTGGCTTCGCCTCCGCGCGACTGGTCGCAGATCCAGACGCTGCTCGACGACGGAGACCAGTTGACCCGCTGGATCAACGCCGGAAAGATCTCGGTGGTTCTGCTGCGCTACAGCCGCGACGATCACTATGCGGCCATTGCGCTCGAGGCCTGGCCGACGCGAAGCGGCGGGATCGTGGTGCGACGGTTGACAAGCGCCAGCACCAGCCGCGAGACCCGACGGCTTAGAGCCGGCGCCGCTCACGAGAAGCTGCAGACCCAGTCCGTTGCGATCATTGGCCTGGGAGCGCTCGGATCGTTTCTGGCGGACTCCCTCGCCCGCGCCGGGGTGATCCGCTTCACTCTTATCGATGCTGACCTTGTCCTTCCGGGGAACCTCGTGCGCCATACGGCGACAGAGAAGGAAGTCGGCTTGTTCAAGGTCGATGCCGTGAAACGACGGCTGGCCGAACTGTTCGACGTTCCCGCGGACGGGATCGACGCCCGGGTGGAGTTCGCCGACGACATCGCTACCATCCGGGTGCTTCTGGAAGAACACGACCTGGTCATCAACGCGAGCGCCGAATGGACAGTATCGAAGATGCTGCGCGACAATGCTGAAGCTCTGGGCGTCCACGCGCTGACGGTGGTGCTGCAGAACGAAGGTAAGACGTTCCGGGTGGATGTCCTCCCACCCCGTGACAACGTGAGCCCGCTTCCGTTGAGCGATCGCGGTGAGCCGGTACCAGCGGTGTACGAGGCGGGTTGCGGATCTCCGGTGTCATTGACTCCTCCGCCGTCGGTTGCGGAAGCCGCGGCGGCGGCGGCGCGCCACGCGGTCGCGACGATGACGGGTGCCCCGTTGAGCGCGGCGGGAGAGACCCGTGAGCTGGATCTGTTGGAAGGTGGCGGGCGGGCGTGA
- a CDS encoding MFS transporter: MSTPAAGRARTYTSMKAAWIPLAALCLAFFVEMVDNTLLSIALPTIGRDLGGDTTSLQWVTGAYSLTFGGLLLTAGSIADRFGRRRVLQIGLGLFGVISLAVVLVSTTVELIALRAALGIAAAAMAPITNSLVFRLFDDEKLRMRAITLMMVVGMSGFVLGPLLGGTMLAHLPWQWLLLVNAPIALIACVGVRLGVPADTADGLTRDRLDLPGTALSVLTIGLACYTLTSGIQNGWTSPITIGVAAGAVASLVLFIARERTARSPMLDLTLFRRGTVRGAAIAQIGTSVAMAGVMFSLILHFQYAWGWSPLVAGLANLPIILTMIFATPLTEWLVRRLGHRFACLVGAGLLAAGLGLMAWAVEQNYVAIAVAMVVMTIGLRTVMTICAVALVGAMPENRTSMGAALNDAAQEVGTSVGTAVVGTLIAALVTTVLPTGTWSSTLVASFFHGEQLTFIVIAVAVGLISGIGALTLTNARTVDEHAPADEPQSEATSVNRVSAGGPAK; this comes from the coding sequence ATGAGCACACCCGCCGCCGGAAGAGCCCGCACGTACACATCCATGAAGGCCGCGTGGATCCCCCTCGCCGCGCTGTGCCTGGCATTCTTCGTCGAGATGGTCGACAACACACTGCTGTCGATCGCGCTGCCGACGATCGGACGCGACCTCGGCGGCGACACGACGTCGCTCCAATGGGTCACGGGGGCCTACTCGCTGACGTTCGGCGGTCTGCTGCTGACCGCCGGCTCCATCGCGGACCGCTTCGGCCGCCGGCGGGTGCTGCAGATCGGTCTCGGCCTCTTCGGCGTCATCAGCCTCGCCGTGGTGCTCGTGAGCACCACGGTCGAGCTGATCGCCCTGCGGGCCGCGCTGGGGATCGCCGCCGCCGCGATGGCTCCCATCACCAACTCGCTGGTCTTCCGGCTCTTCGACGACGAGAAGCTCCGAATGCGCGCCATCACGCTGATGATGGTCGTGGGGATGTCCGGGTTCGTCCTCGGCCCGCTCCTCGGCGGCACGATGCTCGCCCACCTCCCCTGGCAGTGGCTGCTGCTGGTGAACGCGCCCATCGCCCTCATCGCCTGCGTCGGCGTGCGCTTGGGAGTGCCGGCCGACACCGCAGACGGCCTCACCCGTGATCGCTTGGACCTTCCGGGCACGGCGCTCAGCGTCCTCACGATCGGCCTCGCCTGCTACACGTTGACCAGCGGCATCCAGAACGGCTGGACGTCGCCGATCACGATCGGCGTGGCTGCCGGTGCGGTGGCATCCCTCGTGCTCTTCATCGCGCGGGAGCGCACCGCCCGGTCCCCCATGCTCGACCTGACCCTGTTCCGCCGCGGCACGGTGCGCGGTGCCGCGATCGCCCAGATCGGCACCTCGGTCGCCATGGCCGGGGTGATGTTCTCACTGATCCTGCACTTCCAGTACGCGTGGGGCTGGTCGCCGCTGGTGGCCGGGCTCGCCAACCTCCCCATCATCCTCACGATGATCTTCGCCACCCCCCTCACAGAGTGGCTCGTCCGCCGTCTCGGCCACCGCTTCGCCTGTCTCGTCGGTGCGGGACTCCTGGCGGCGGGCCTCGGGCTCATGGCGTGGGCGGTGGAGCAGAACTACGTGGCGATCGCGGTCGCGATGGTCGTCATGACGATCGGGCTGCGGACCGTGATGACCATCTGCGCGGTCGCCCTCGTCGGCGCGATGCCCGAGAACCGCACCTCCATGGGCGCAGCGCTGAACGACGCCGCCCAGGAGGTCGGGACGAGCGTCGGAACGGCCGTCGTCGGAACCCTCATCGCCGCGCTCGTCACCACCGTGCTCCCCACCGGAACCTGGAGCTCCACCCTGGTGGCGTCCTTCTTCCACGGCGAGCAGCTCACCTTCATCGTCATCGCCGTCGCTGTCGGACTCATCTCGGGGATCGGGGCTCTGACCCTCACGAACGCCCGCACCGTGGACGAGCACGCCCCCGCGGACGAGCCTCAGAGCGAGGCGACGTCGGTGAACCGCGTCAGCGCCGGTGGTCCCGCCAAGTAG
- a CDS encoding DUF4236 domain-containing protein, with translation MGFYIRKSLKAGPFRFNLSKSGLGVSAGVPGFRVGSGPRGNYVHMGAGGVYYRASLNGRVPVRATQPVQPASPTMFSASAVLMEDVTGADVQELEPTGPDDVVRQLREASNRHGIAWWVALAASVVGAFIMPFGWILWVLAIPGVWWLALRDRARQSVVVFYDVNDEAAARFQALVDADEHLRGLAGRWRITQSGAVGAGYQHKVNAGASNLVRREPVTVGAKAPKQLVTNVAVPSWTAGQTTLYFLPDRVLVKQGKEFTDVGYTNLQVTDSTTRFIESAGPVLRDTKQVGSTWQYVNKGGGPDRRFANNPALPIVLYGEVLLATASGFRWEMQISKSESAAYIGSTLRYIAGR, from the coding sequence GTGGGGTTCTACATCCGCAAGAGCTTGAAGGCGGGACCGTTCCGGTTCAACCTCTCGAAGTCGGGCCTCGGAGTCAGCGCTGGCGTGCCTGGGTTCCGGGTCGGTTCGGGTCCACGCGGCAACTACGTTCACATGGGCGCCGGCGGTGTCTACTACCGCGCCAGCCTGAACGGCCGTGTTCCCGTCCGGGCGACGCAACCGGTGCAGCCTGCGTCACCGACGATGTTCTCGGCGTCCGCTGTGTTGATGGAGGACGTGACCGGGGCAGACGTCCAGGAGCTGGAACCGACCGGGCCAGACGACGTGGTCCGGCAACTCCGTGAAGCCTCGAACCGTCACGGCATCGCCTGGTGGGTGGCGTTGGCAGCGTCCGTCGTCGGGGCGTTCATCATGCCATTCGGGTGGATCCTCTGGGTGCTCGCCATCCCCGGGGTGTGGTGGTTGGCGCTCCGCGACCGGGCCCGCCAGTCCGTTGTTGTTTTCTACGACGTCAACGATGAAGCCGCCGCCCGGTTCCAAGCGCTCGTCGACGCGGACGAACACCTCCGCGGGCTCGCCGGCCGGTGGCGCATCACCCAATCCGGTGCAGTCGGCGCCGGCTACCAGCACAAAGTGAACGCGGGAGCGTCGAACCTCGTGCGGCGGGAACCGGTTACCGTCGGGGCGAAAGCACCGAAGCAGCTGGTGACGAACGTAGCCGTCCCATCGTGGACGGCAGGGCAGACTACCCTCTACTTTCTGCCCGACCGTGTGCTGGTGAAACAGGGCAAGGAGTTCACCGACGTTGGCTACACCAATTTGCAGGTGACGGACTCAACCACACGGTTCATCGAGTCGGCCGGACCGGTTCTCCGGGACACGAAACAGGTCGGGTCCACCTGGCAGTACGTGAACAAGGGCGGCGGCCCTGATCGTCGGTTCGCGAACAACCCTGCGCTACCGATCGTCCTCTATGGGGAAGTTCTTCTGGCTACGGCGTCAGGGTTCCGGTGGGAGATGCAGATCTCGAAGTCGGAGTCCGCCGCGTACATCGGGTCCACCCTCCGCTACATTGCCGGCCGGTAA
- a CDS encoding MarR family transcriptional regulator, with product MTTNLEALGLAIKRAQYRDHRTMDAALQEVGVSLVQWDALRAIDRMPNASGHDLAVTTFQSDQAFGTLANRLAARGLIVRTAGQGRRIEHALTDDGRRVLAAGHAVADRVLDRLFDPLAEDERATLLRILQRLAGDA from the coding sequence GTGACGACGAATCTGGAAGCCCTGGGCCTTGCGATCAAGCGTGCGCAGTACCGCGACCACCGCACCATGGATGCCGCCCTGCAGGAGGTCGGCGTGTCCCTGGTGCAGTGGGATGCGCTCCGGGCGATCGACCGGATGCCCAACGCCTCCGGCCACGACCTTGCCGTCACGACGTTCCAGAGCGATCAGGCGTTCGGGACGCTCGCGAATCGCCTGGCCGCCCGCGGGCTGATCGTCCGGACGGCGGGGCAGGGCCGGCGCATCGAGCACGCCCTGACCGACGACGGTCGCCGGGTGCTCGCGGCCGGGCATGCCGTCGCCGATCGCGTCCTCGACCGGCTCTTCGATCCGCTGGCCGAGGATGAGCGGGCGACCCTGCTGCGCATCCTGCAGCGGCTGGCCGGCGACGCGTAG
- a CDS encoding DUF2510 domain-containing protein, with amino-acid sequence MTDQTTPAAGWYPDPNGSGALRWWDGSRWSDQLAAAPTAYAPARRRPLAPGTPLYTVWIWLVAVLPVASGLLLFLLHPQPMFRFSADGSSAVLTDPFALVGGPIYFVVLGLSWVLAAAMIVFSWLDYRELLRRGMERPFHWAWSFLGIVYPIGRSVVVRGVAGGRGLAPLWVAIAAYVVSLVLSVVWSIILISEILGTVAQNLPAGA; translated from the coding sequence ATGACCGACCAGACCACACCTGCGGCCGGCTGGTACCCGGACCCGAACGGGTCCGGCGCGCTGCGCTGGTGGGACGGCTCCCGCTGGAGCGACCAGCTCGCAGCGGCGCCCACCGCGTACGCACCCGCGCGACGCCGCCCCCTGGCGCCGGGCACCCCGCTCTACACCGTGTGGATCTGGCTGGTCGCCGTCCTCCCGGTCGCCAGCGGCCTCCTGCTGTTCCTCCTGCACCCGCAGCCGATGTTCCGCTTCTCGGCCGACGGTTCGAGCGCCGTGCTCACGGACCCGTTCGCCCTCGTGGGCGGCCCGATCTATTTCGTGGTCCTCGGGCTGAGCTGGGTGCTCGCGGCGGCGATGATCGTCTTCTCGTGGCTCGACTACCGCGAGTTGCTGCGTCGTGGCATGGAGCGGCCCTTCCACTGGGCGTGGTCGTTCCTCGGCATCGTCTACCCGATCGGCCGCAGCGTCGTCGTGCGCGGTGTCGCCGGCGGCCGGGGGCTGGCGCCGCTCTGGGTCGCGATCGCGGCGTACGTCGTCTCGCTCGTGCTGTCGGTGGTCTGGTCGATCATCCTGATCAGTGAGATCCTCGGCACCGTCGCCCAGAACCTCCCGGCCGGCGCCTGA
- a CDS encoding SAVED domain-containing protein: MKVVLRAAAELKIVTAIRRAGGAEAGGVLLGHFEDGDLIASDVLVVPGEAPSTHRYTRDGAQANALLQRFRAAHPEDELTGYVGEWHSHPVMSSPSGVDKATARAIARDVHGSAVVVVAALHPVVGFSAVEAVPRRLRPAALTDVVVERSENVVEIAEGSVDPDGPIFISYRQSDGTEDADTVSRFARAAGLVVWRDHRDLRPGTTVHRLREALKSGLSGAVLVVTKQIECSTIVREVEAPALVALDEDSGFALSVANTLANPDNPAKVDFSAPDRILGFSDGELAAKKQSDIRTVDGVLEIIRDQVRHRVAQRKDEIADRGDVFTLEVQSRPEPTADDASGADLHIRLDPSPGRLPDTASVRALAATFPFTGDAIHMSRATTVEVRGGMHLSLALALGAALPETKFSDVRVVDSSGLVWGSGGGGQPPRVVSATVGDAADRSSKKIAVHIGLGSLNSGPAFDRLVASGGFTAAYALTVDVDGLLSADDGVAVAAAISAELKSLSADADNAEVHLAFHGPFPLAVLVGRRLNTLQVVAYEWDNPSGEGPAVYVPSVRIVSGLTAGPITEVLLR; this comes from the coding sequence GTGAAGGTGGTACTGCGGGCTGCTGCGGAGTTGAAGATTGTGACCGCGATTAGGCGTGCTGGCGGGGCGGAAGCCGGGGGTGTGCTGTTGGGACACTTCGAGGACGGCGACCTTATTGCATCGGATGTGCTGGTGGTGCCGGGGGAGGCCCCGTCTACGCACCGCTACACGCGAGACGGCGCCCAGGCGAATGCGTTGCTGCAGCGTTTCAGGGCTGCCCATCCGGAGGACGAACTAACCGGCTATGTGGGGGAGTGGCATTCTCATCCGGTGATGTCGTCGCCTAGCGGCGTCGATAAGGCGACGGCGAGGGCGATCGCAAGGGATGTGCACGGTTCGGCAGTTGTTGTTGTCGCGGCCTTGCACCCTGTCGTCGGGTTCTCTGCTGTCGAGGCGGTCCCTCGTCGGCTTCGTCCAGCTGCTCTGACGGATGTCGTCGTGGAGCGGTCTGAGAACGTGGTGGAAATCGCAGAGGGGTCGGTGGACCCTGACGGTCCGATCTTCATTTCGTACCGGCAGTCGGATGGCACTGAGGATGCGGACACGGTGAGTAGGTTCGCTCGGGCGGCTGGTCTGGTCGTGTGGCGCGATCACCGTGATCTGCGGCCAGGGACGACGGTCCATCGGCTGCGCGAGGCGTTGAAGTCGGGGCTCTCCGGCGCGGTCCTTGTCGTGACCAAGCAGATTGAATGCAGCACGATCGTCCGCGAGGTTGAGGCACCTGCGCTGGTTGCATTGGACGAGGACAGCGGCTTTGCGCTTAGTGTCGCGAATACGCTTGCGAATCCGGACAACCCTGCCAAGGTCGATTTCTCGGCACCAGATCGTATCCTGGGCTTCTCTGATGGCGAGCTCGCGGCGAAGAAGCAGTCGGATATCCGCACAGTGGATGGTGTGTTGGAGATCATCCGTGATCAGGTTCGTCACCGGGTCGCGCAGCGCAAGGATGAGATTGCTGACCGTGGTGACGTGTTCACGTTGGAGGTTCAGTCTCGCCCGGAACCGACGGCGGATGATGCCAGCGGGGCGGACCTCCATATCCGCTTGGACCCGTCTCCGGGGCGACTGCCGGATACCGCGTCGGTGAGGGCGTTGGCTGCGACGTTTCCATTCACCGGGGACGCGATCCACATGTCACGGGCGACGACGGTCGAGGTGCGCGGCGGGATGCATCTGTCTCTGGCGTTGGCGTTGGGGGCAGCGTTGCCGGAGACGAAGTTCTCGGATGTGCGCGTGGTGGACAGTTCCGGTTTGGTCTGGGGATCCGGTGGCGGCGGGCAGCCTCCACGGGTGGTGTCTGCGACTGTCGGTGACGCGGCGGACCGTTCCTCCAAGAAGATCGCTGTTCATATCGGGCTCGGCAGCCTGAATAGTGGCCCGGCATTCGACCGGCTGGTTGCGTCGGGCGGTTTCACGGCTGCGTATGCGTTGACTGTGGACGTGGATGGCCTTCTGTCCGCCGACGACGGCGTGGCGGTTGCTGCGGCGATCTCGGCGGAGCTGAAGTCGTTGTCCGCTGACGCCGATAACGCTGAGGTTCACCTGGCGTTTCACGGCCCGTTCCCTCTGGCTGTGCTGGTCGGCCGGCGGTTGAACACATTGCAGGTGGTCGCGTACGAGTGGGACAACCCGTCCGGTGAAGGCCCGGCGGTGTACGTCCCGTCTGTTCGGATTGTGAGTGGTCTCACGGCCGGCCCGATCACCGAGGTGCTTCTCCGGTAG
- a CDS encoding G1 family glutamic endopeptidase, whose product MEWYQPTVSNPSGASDSYSCIWPGIGGENGGVLVQAGTEADRHSYLPGQTDYFWYEVVTSNSSVQTRVNGVSVTAGDDVGAAVSYNQSAGTVSFTVVNFTAGTSANFSVATPHPSGTAEWIVERTEINGNLTFPYLANFGTARVIAAYYNIQGNGAARTPQQGGAQPITMYSQRAGSAVLSSPNPLGANNAPQFTVTWHSPGI is encoded by the coding sequence ATGGAGTGGTATCAGCCCACGGTAAGCAATCCAAGCGGCGCAAGCGACTCCTATTCCTGCATCTGGCCGGGTATCGGCGGAGAGAACGGTGGCGTGCTCGTCCAGGCGGGCACTGAGGCTGACCGGCATTCGTATCTTCCCGGACAGACCGACTACTTCTGGTACGAAGTCGTAACCTCGAACTCGTCGGTCCAGACACGCGTCAACGGCGTTTCGGTGACGGCCGGCGATGACGTCGGCGCAGCGGTGAGTTACAACCAGTCCGCCGGCACCGTGTCTTTTACCGTGGTCAACTTCACTGCCGGCACTTCGGCTAACTTCAGCGTTGCTACACCGCACCCCAGTGGCACCGCTGAGTGGATCGTCGAACGCACTGAGATCAATGGCAACCTGACGTTTCCGTACCTTGCCAACTTCGGAACCGCTCGCGTTATCGCCGCGTACTACAACATCCAGGGGAACGGCGCGGCACGGACGCCCCAACAGGGCGGTGCCCAACCGATCACGATGTACAGCCAGCGAGCGGGCAGCGCCGTGCTGTCCAGCCCGAACCCTCTTGGAGCGAACAACGCTCCGCAATTCACTGTCACCTGGCATTCGCCAGGCATCTAG
- a CDS encoding putative quinol monooxygenase: MTVTSLLDLRFAADHLEDGPRALLDILADTRAFDGCLGVQVVTDVTDPAHVVAVERWESLEHDDAYRAWRAGPGASGLGDYLAGPPALTRFTDVASL; encoded by the coding sequence ATGACTGTCACCTCCCTCCTCGACCTGCGCTTCGCTGCCGACCACCTCGAGGACGGGCCGCGCGCGCTGCTCGACATCCTCGCGGACACGCGGGCGTTCGACGGCTGCCTCGGCGTGCAGGTCGTCACGGATGTCACCGACCCCGCGCACGTGGTCGCGGTCGAGCGCTGGGAGTCGCTCGAGCACGATGACGCCTACCGCGCGTGGCGGGCCGGGCCCGGCGCTTCCGGACTCGGCGACTACTTGGCGGGACCACCGGCGCTGACGCGGTTCACCGACGTCGCCTCGCTCTGA
- a CDS encoding nucleotidyltransferase domain-containing protein — translation MPIITRTKMPICPLPHVALHFHYQRGPEPRLPERRPVMAHLPTQFKQALENIEPKADKVNAPDAHKQVRAALEADDVLSSYDIDPILIGSYKRDVSIRRIKDVDVFARMTSLPDDVTAHQILSRFFNVLDAEFGNDAEGNPRVERQDRSLKVRFPDYDMHVDAVPARPRSDDTWEIPRRGYDNEWVQTNPDKLTSLATEMNTAHSGLYKPVVKLMRQTRRALRGNAKPGGLFIELVTYTAFDTGRVAGNDVAEYYTSALRAASDIIDDIVTHGTVLSDPTLPGAAVKFRATDQQMDLLNDAFKNAAATAEDALAEPDEGKAAKAWRALLGCNGDDEIVFPMPDGFDENGKRRAFSIVAGASEVPAGKRDFG, via the coding sequence ATGCCCATTATTACACGAACGAAAATGCCCATTTGCCCACTTCCCCATGTGGCGCTACACTTTCACTACCAGAGGGGACCCGAACCCCGCTTACCCGAAAGGAGGCCAGTCATGGCACACCTCCCCACGCAGTTCAAGCAGGCCCTTGAGAACATCGAGCCGAAGGCGGACAAGGTCAACGCCCCCGACGCGCACAAGCAGGTACGCGCCGCCCTGGAGGCCGACGATGTTCTGTCCAGCTACGACATCGACCCGATCCTGATCGGCTCCTACAAGCGCGACGTGTCGATCCGACGGATCAAGGACGTCGACGTGTTCGCGCGCATGACATCGCTTCCGGACGACGTCACCGCCCACCAGATCCTCAGCCGCTTCTTCAACGTGCTTGACGCGGAGTTCGGTAACGACGCAGAAGGGAACCCGCGCGTCGAGAGGCAGGATCGAAGCCTGAAGGTCCGCTTCCCTGATTACGACATGCACGTCGATGCGGTTCCCGCGCGTCCCCGCAGCGACGACACCTGGGAGATCCCCCGCCGCGGCTACGACAACGAATGGGTCCAGACGAACCCCGACAAGCTCACATCCCTGGCCACCGAGATGAACACGGCACACTCCGGTCTCTACAAGCCCGTAGTGAAGCTGATGCGGCAGACCCGTCGAGCCCTACGAGGGAACGCGAAGCCCGGCGGGCTTTTCATCGAGCTCGTCACCTACACGGCGTTCGATACGGGTAGAGTCGCTGGCAACGACGTCGCCGAGTACTACACATCTGCGCTGCGCGCCGCCAGCGACATCATCGACGACATCGTCACCCACGGCACGGTGCTGTCGGACCCGACCCTCCCTGGTGCGGCCGTGAAGTTCCGCGCAACCGACCAGCAGATGGACTTGCTGAACGACGCGTTCAAGAACGCGGCAGCGACTGCCGAGGATGCGTTGGCGGAACCCGACGAAGGCAAAGCGGCGAAGGCGTGGCGCGCCCTGCTGGGCTGTAACGGCGACGACGAGATCGTGTTCCCGATGCCCGACGGTTTCGACGAGAACGGCAAGCGTCGGGCGTTCTCGATCGTCGCGGGCGCCAGCGAGGTCCCGGCGGGCAAGCGCGACTTCGGATGA